A window of Paremcibacter congregatus contains these coding sequences:
- a CDS encoding 2-oxoacid:ferredoxin oxidoreductase subunit beta, with protein MNQQVDVKKMSPKDFETDQEVRWCPGCGDYAILKGVQMALAQTGSRPENTVFVSGIGCSSRFPYYVSTYGFHTIHGRAPGFATGIKLTNPDLDVWLVTGDGDGLSIGGNHMLHVLRRNVNIQIMLFNNEIYGLTKGQYSPTSKPGLKTPSTPLGSVDSPLSPCMFALGAGARFVARGIDTGLKELPVTLARAKDHVGASFVEIYQNCIVYNDNVFGAFTEKKTAKDTQLYVKHGEKMLFGKDVAKGLRFNTETFALEVVTLGENGITEDDILVHDETNRHMASMLCELEAPNFPVILGVIYCNPKESYEQSVHYQLDQARQAKKADFNALLRAGRTWVVE; from the coding sequence ATGAACCAACAGGTTGATGTAAAAAAAATGAGCCCGAAGGATTTTGAAACCGATCAGGAAGTTCGCTGGTGCCCGGGATGCGGGGACTATGCGATCCTGAAAGGGGTACAGATGGCGTTGGCGCAAACGGGTTCTCGCCCGGAAAATACCGTCTTTGTCTCTGGTATTGGCTGTTCTTCACGGTTTCCCTATTATGTCTCTACCTATGGTTTTCATACCATTCACGGCCGGGCGCCGGGATTTGCCACCGGCATCAAGCTCACCAATCCTGATTTGGATGTCTGGCTGGTGACCGGGGATGGCGACGGGTTGAGCATTGGCGGAAATCATATGCTGCATGTGCTGCGGCGTAATGTGAATATTCAGATCATGCTGTTCAATAACGAAATTTATGGTTTGACCAAGGGGCAATATTCCCCGACCTCCAAACCGGGCCTGAAAACACCGTCAACACCTCTGGGGTCTGTGGACTCGCCATTGTCACCCTGCATGTTTGCTCTGGGCGCCGGTGCGCGCTTTGTTGCCCGCGGTATCGATACGGGGCTGAAGGAATTGCCGGTAACCCTGGCCCGGGCGAAGGACCATGTGGGGGCATCCTTTGTCGAGATTTACCAGAATTGCATCGTTTATAATGACAATGTATTCGGCGCCTTCACGGAAAAGAAAACCGCGAAAGATACGCAGCTCTATGTCAAGCACGGTGAGAAAATGCTGTTCGGCAAGGATGTCGCCAAAGGTCTGCGGTTTAACACCGAGACATTCGCCCTTGAAGTCGTAACCCTTGGTGAAAATGGTATCACAGAGGATGATATCCTGGTGCATGATGAAACCAATCGTCACATGGCTTCCATGTTATGTGAACTGGAAGCGCCAAACTTCCCGGTAATCCTCGGGGTGATTTACTGTAATCCGAAGGAAAGTTACGAACAATCCGTGCATTATCAGCTGGATCAGGCCAGGCAGGCGAAAAAGGCTGATTTTAATGCTCTGTTGCGGGCGGGCCGCACCTGGGTGGTGGAATAA
- a CDS encoding periplasmic heavy metal sensor has protein sequence MTDMLKKIRWLNVVLFFSLALNFFVAGYLASDTKVLHRFHKHKSEHKRPELMMVDYFPKTQRREIKAYMALNRDKFKASKRTLFKNQKEILNLIGAETLDEAALRRAFQEQQAGYNQFQTELNEVLIRVIMGMDVEARKKTQERGKRAHERRKDR, from the coding sequence ATGACGGATATGCTTAAAAAAATCAGGTGGTTGAACGTTGTTTTATTCTTTTCTCTCGCGTTGAATTTTTTTGTTGCGGGGTATCTGGCCTCCGATACGAAGGTTCTGCACCGATTTCACAAACATAAATCAGAGCATAAGCGCCCCGAACTGATGATGGTGGATTATTTTCCCAAAACACAACGTCGGGAGATTAAGGCCTATATGGCTCTTAACCGGGATAAGTTCAAAGCCAGTAAACGGACCCTGTTTAAAAACCAAAAAGAAATTCTGAACCTTATTGGGGCGGAAACGTTGGATGAAGCAGCATTGCGGCGGGCTTTTCAAGAACAGCAGGCCGGATATAACCAGTTCCAGACGGAGCTAAATGAGGTTCTGATCCGGGTGATTATGGGGATGGATGTTGAGGCCCGCAAGAAAACCCAGGAACGGGGGAAAAGAGCACACGAAAGACGAAAAGACCGCTGA
- a CDS encoding putative metalloprotease CJM1_0395 family protein, with translation MVSGVSAVQPHFFSPPAKKPAEATAAPDKNKPAEQGPTTEATLGELTEEEKILVEKLKKTDQEVKAHEQAHKNAGGQYAGSASFTYQSGPDGKRYAVGGEVPIDISPVAGDPRATIAKMSVIIAAALAPAQPSGQDRSVAAQASAARAEAQAELNAAPEEGAVPEDGAEEDSGSAVATGRVNSSGLAAYQVSSQAQSPETTSGRILNFIS, from the coding sequence ATGGTTTCTGGCGTTTCAGCAGTCCAGCCACATTTTTTTTCCCCGCCCGCGAAAAAGCCGGCGGAGGCTACAGCTGCGCCCGACAAAAACAAGCCGGCAGAGCAAGGGCCGACGACTGAGGCGACTCTGGGAGAGTTAACCGAAGAAGAAAAAATTCTCGTTGAGAAGCTCAAGAAAACGGACCAGGAAGTTAAGGCGCATGAACAGGCCCACAAAAATGCAGGGGGCCAATATGCCGGGTCGGCGAGTTTCACCTATCAATCAGGCCCTGATGGCAAGCGCTATGCAGTTGGCGGTGAAGTGCCAATTGATATTTCACCTGTCGCGGGGGATCCTCGCGCCACCATCGCTAAAATGTCGGTGATCATCGCTGCCGCTTTGGCGCCGGCGCAACCGTCCGGACAGGATCGCAGTGTCGCGGCCCAGGCCAGTGCGGCCCGCGCAGAAGCCCAGGCCGAATTGAATGCAGCACCGGAGGAGGGCGCTGTCCCAGAAGACGGGGCAGAAGAGGATTCTGGCTCAGCTGTGGCAACAGGCCGTGTCAATAGCTCTGGTTTGGCGGCCTATCAGGTATCTTCTCAGGCGCAAAGTCCGGAAACAACCTCCGGGCGAATTCTTAACTTTATCAGTTGA
- a CDS encoding sensor histidine kinase translates to MNKKVSHIFDNAKLKTLLYVMMLFMGLSFLGVHFYTINKYSAFINEAVQKKQYSIIKTLVQERLISHHLLEVKLFTDKVVADPLFRNAFVTEDPLDVEQQLSQAIRLSKSFSDHLDILEVRALTSQYKLLGARKIKDGGTLSIQRMMTEHAVLSPGQMLQTQSYYISTTEGNPVHILMHPVGNSEMNYGYLMVITSPLASLQGMGQYLDAEIDVKNLAGEIILPSDFKLDHLIEARPGTAHGVAQMDIPITVYDGIPFLNIVVRFDNHAEVNKLNSLKSFSLLVAITGVFLSWYIVSYVLNISMFRRIMEISQTLAQVVKGKSGVQLPRRRDDELSVLREQLGNVVAHEKDRNRLTKELVIARKQAEVSNLAKSEFLANMSHELRTPLNAIIGFSEIMTCDYLAKDLEKKYKEYAFDIRDSGIHLLNIINDILDLSKIESGSMILSTGAVNAYDVISNSLKLVMVMAKEKHLSIENNTPDGLPDIIVDERMVRQVLINILTNAVKFTPDGGNIVISAGVEQDGQFCIAVSDTGIGIEADKLESVMSPFNQVDETYSREHQGTGLGLSLVKSFMELHGGSFRLESIWGVGTTAFLIFPKTCVQPASSKGVLHDEPKVVNGT, encoded by the coding sequence ATGAATAAAAAAGTCTCCCATATCTTCGATAATGCGAAGTTAAAGACGTTACTTTATGTGATGATGTTGTTCATGGGGTTGAGCTTTCTTGGGGTGCATTTTTATACCATCAATAAATATTCCGCTTTTATTAATGAAGCCGTGCAGAAAAAACAATACAGCATTATCAAGACGTTGGTTCAGGAGCGGTTGATTTCTCACCATTTGCTGGAAGTAAAACTTTTCACGGATAAAGTCGTGGCGGATCCGTTGTTCCGCAATGCTTTTGTCACTGAAGACCCTCTTGATGTTGAACAACAGCTCAGTCAGGCAATTCGTTTGTCTAAATCCTTTAGTGATCACCTCGATATTCTTGAAGTAAGAGCTTTAACTTCTCAGTATAAGCTATTGGGTGCGCGGAAAATTAAGGATGGTGGTACTCTTTCGATACAGAGGATGATGACAGAGCATGCAGTGTTGTCGCCGGGTCAAATGCTTCAAACCCAAAGTTATTATATTTCCACCACTGAGGGGAACCCCGTTCATATTTTGATGCACCCTGTGGGGAATAGTGAGATGAATTATGGTTATCTGATGGTGATCACCTCGCCGCTTGCCAGTTTGCAGGGGATGGGACAGTATTTGGATGCTGAGATTGATGTAAAAAATCTTGCGGGCGAAATCATTCTCCCCAGTGATTTTAAACTGGATCATCTGATAGAGGCTCGTCCGGGTACGGCGCATGGGGTAGCTCAAATGGATATTCCCATTACGGTTTATGACGGAATTCCGTTTTTGAACATTGTTGTGCGTTTTGATAATCATGCGGAAGTCAATAAACTCAATAGCCTGAAATCCTTTAGTTTGCTTGTCGCAATCACAGGCGTCTTTTTGTCCTGGTATATTGTTTCATATGTTTTGAACATCAGCATGTTTCGCAGAATTATGGAAATTTCACAGACCTTGGCACAGGTGGTCAAAGGAAAGTCAGGGGTGCAGCTACCCAGAAGACGTGATGATGAACTCTCCGTCTTAAGAGAACAGCTTGGCAACGTGGTCGCCCATGAAAAGGACCGCAACAGGTTAACGAAAGAACTTGTCATTGCCCGTAAACAGGCCGAGGTTTCCAATTTGGCGAAATCGGAATTTCTCGCCAATATGAGCCATGAATTGCGGACGCCGTTGAATGCGATCATTGGCTTTTCTGAAATTATGACCTGCGATTATCTGGCCAAGGATCTGGAAAAAAAATATAAGGAATACGCGTTTGATATTCGGGACAGCGGTATTCATTTATTGAATATTATTAATGATATACTGGATCTTTCCAAAATTGAATCCGGCAGTATGATTTTGTCGACGGGGGCGGTTAATGCCTATGACGTGATTTCAAATTCACTAAAACTCGTTATGGTCATGGCAAAAGAAAAGCATTTATCTATTGAGAATAATACGCCGGACGGCTTGCCGGATATTATCGTTGATGAACGGATGGTGCGCCAGGTTCTGATTAATATTCTGACAAATGCTGTTAAGTTTACACCTGATGGCGGTAATATTGTCATTTCCGCAGGTGTTGAACAGGACGGACAGTTTTGCATTGCCGTGTCTGATACCGGCATAGGAATTGAAGCCGATAAGCTGGAAAGCGTTATGTCGCCCTTTAATCAGGTGGATGAAACCTACTCACGGGAACATCAGGGAACGGGGCTCGGTCTTTCGCTTGTGAAATCCTTTATGGAACTGCATGGCGGGTCCTTCAGACTAGAAAGCATTTGGGGCGTAGGAACCACGGCCTTTCTTATTTTTCCGAAAACCTGTGTTCAGCCCGCGTCTTCCAAAGGCGTATTGCACGATGAACCAAAGGTTGTCAACGGCACTTGA
- a CDS encoding ATP-binding protein, whose amino-acid sequence MTVQMGPMTADIPLEKKILSERLALIAQQIKIILVIVLIISTLTAYTLWSTVPHDMLINWLFLVNFPSLLRIILLFSQKHHTYDLDLLAFFNVFLAAWSGTAWGAVGFFFPLYADPTVMQFLTVVLFGITAGSVPGLSSFVPCYFAFSIPVMGGLAFRHFSYGDEIHISASIFCLIFLLINMAFSLVIQNSMIQSIRLRFEKNELIGKLRQEKDKAISARDAKSSFLAAASHDLRQPLHAMGFFIETLKKEITDEDQSLLLQKVERTSDNLRAQLNDLLDISKIDAGILTPHPTPLSVEAIFSALKSEFTPLAQEKNIDLHIVARDLIINSDAHMIERILNNLISNALRYTKPGGRILVGCRRRGKNIRFEVHDTGIGIPGHLIGHIFAEYYQIANPERDRNKGLGLGLSIVKGMCDLLDHPIEVRSEINKGTSFYVSAPRSHKRPSIPDSLSQHFNLKLETGNIILIDDERDALDAMSTLLENWGHTVVPFEAETEALQYLSHHDFCPDMIITDFRLREMRTGAEAISAINKKLKKSVPAVIITGDTAKDRMLQARRSGHVLLHKPILPAKLRTVINNTLIKAY is encoded by the coding sequence GTGACGGTACAAATGGGGCCCATGACAGCGGATATTCCGCTCGAAAAGAAGATATTATCTGAACGCCTGGCGCTCATCGCCCAGCAAATAAAGATCATCCTGGTGATTGTATTGATCATATCAACACTCACGGCCTATACCCTATGGTCTACCGTCCCTCATGATATGTTGATCAATTGGTTGTTTCTGGTAAACTTTCCTTCCCTGCTGCGTATCATCCTGCTCTTTTCCCAGAAACACCACACGTATGACCTTGACCTTCTGGCATTTTTTAATGTTTTTCTTGCGGCCTGGTCGGGCACGGCCTGGGGAGCTGTCGGTTTTTTCTTTCCCCTGTATGCAGACCCGACCGTGATGCAGTTTCTCACGGTGGTTCTCTTCGGCATAACCGCGGGGTCCGTACCGGGGTTATCCTCTTTCGTTCCCTGCTATTTTGCCTTCTCCATTCCGGTAATGGGCGGCCTAGCCTTCCGGCATTTCAGCTATGGCGACGAAATCCATATCTCTGCCAGTATTTTCTGCCTGATTTTCCTGTTGATCAATATGGCTTTCAGCCTTGTGATTCAAAATTCCATGATTCAGTCCATTCGCCTGAGGTTTGAGAAAAACGAATTGATTGGAAAACTTCGACAGGAAAAGGATAAAGCCATTTCCGCCCGGGACGCCAAATCCTCTTTTCTAGCCGCCGCCAGCCATGATCTGCGCCAACCTCTGCATGCAATGGGGTTTTTTATTGAAACACTCAAGAAAGAAATCACGGATGAAGATCAGTCTCTTCTCCTGCAAAAGGTCGAACGCACCTCTGATAACCTGAGGGCACAATTGAATGATCTCCTTGATATTTCAAAGATTGACGCCGGCATATTAACACCCCACCCCACCCCCCTTTCTGTCGAAGCAATTTTTTCCGCCCTGAAGTCTGAATTCACGCCTCTGGCGCAGGAAAAGAATATCGACCTTCACATCGTTGCCCGGGACCTGATCATTAACAGTGACGCCCATATGATCGAACGCATTCTGAATAATCTGATCAGTAATGCTTTACGGTACACCAAACCCGGGGGCCGTATTCTTGTCGGCTGTCGCCGGCGGGGAAAAAACATCAGATTTGAAGTGCACGACACCGGCATCGGGATTCCGGGACATTTGATCGGCCATATTTTCGCGGAATACTATCAAATCGCCAATCCGGAACGCGACCGGAATAAAGGTCTGGGCCTTGGTCTGTCAATCGTCAAGGGCATGTGTGATCTGCTTGATCATCCAATCGAAGTTCGTTCGGAAATCAACAAAGGAACCAGTTTCTATGTATCGGCGCCCCGTTCACATAAAAGACCGTCCATCCCCGACAGTCTCAGTCAACACTTTAATCTGAAACTGGAAACGGGAAATATCATCCTGATTGATGATGAAAGGGATGCTCTCGACGCCATGTCAACCTTGCTGGAAAACTGGGGTCATACAGTTGTTCCTTTTGAGGCGGAAACCGAGGCTTTGCAGTACCTCAGTCATCATGATTTTTGCCCGGACATGATCATCACCGATTTTCGATTGCGGGAAATGCGCACCGGCGCAGAAGCGATATCCGCAATCAATAAGAAATTGAAAAAATCGGTTCCTGCCGTGATCATCACCGGCGATACCGCCAAGGATCGCATGTTGCAGGCCAGGAGAAGCGGCCATGTTTTACTGCATAAACCCATTCTACCGGCAAAACTCAGGACCGTGATCAACAATACGCTTATTAAAGCCTACTGA
- a CDS encoding NAD(P)(+) transhydrogenase (Re/Si-specific) subunit beta: MTVQNITDLTALAYLVAGVLFIMALRGLSSPETSLKGNMYGMIGMVIAVVTTLANPEIVSYEWIAIAVVIGGAIGILTALRIPMTSMPQLVAAFHSLVGMAAVLVAAAAFLEPAGFGITDAMGKIFAASRVEMSLGAAIGAITFSGSVIAFAKLNGNMSGAPIMLPGRHLINAALGVAIIGMIFAFALNDGLAIVGFDLMWWIIGLSFIIGFLIIIPIGGADMPVVVSMLNSYSGWAAAGIGFTLQNNALIVTGALVGSSGAILSYIMCKAMNRSFISVILGGFGGEDAVAGNGEVETRPVKQGSAEDAAFIMKNAGSVIIVPGYGMAVAQAQHALREMVDVLKEEGVKVSYAIHPVAGRMPGHMNVLLAEANVPYDEVFELEDINNEFSQTDVAFVIGANDVTNPAAKTDKTSPIYGMPVLDVEKAGTVLFVKRGMASGYAGVQNELFFRDNTMMLFSDAKKMVDNIVKAL; encoded by the coding sequence ATGACTGTACAAAATATCACTGACCTCACCGCCCTCGCCTATCTGGTGGCCGGCGTTCTGTTTATCATGGCCTTGCGCGGTTTGTCTTCGCCGGAAACGTCCCTGAAAGGCAACATGTACGGCATGATCGGCATGGTGATCGCCGTGGTCACCACCCTGGCCAATCCGGAAATCGTGTCTTATGAGTGGATTGCCATTGCTGTCGTCATCGGCGGTGCTATCGGCATTCTTACGGCTTTACGGATTCCCATGACATCCATGCCGCAGCTTGTCGCCGCCTTTCACTCTCTGGTTGGCATGGCCGCCGTTCTGGTGGCCGCGGCGGCATTCCTGGAACCCGCTGGTTTTGGCATTACTGACGCCATGGGCAAAATTTTCGCCGCAAGCCGGGTGGAAATGAGCCTGGGCGCGGCCATTGGCGCAATCACTTTCTCGGGTTCTGTTATCGCCTTCGCCAAGTTGAACGGCAATATGTCCGGTGCGCCAATTATGCTGCCCGGACGCCATTTGATTAACGCGGCACTCGGTGTTGCGATTATCGGTATGATTTTTGCCTTTGCCCTGAACGACGGATTGGCGATTGTCGGCTTCGATCTCATGTGGTGGATCATCGGTCTTAGCTTTATCATCGGTTTTCTAATCATCATTCCCATCGGTGGGGCTGACATGCCCGTTGTGGTCAGCATGCTCAACAGCTATTCCGGCTGGGCGGCGGCCGGTATCGGCTTTACCCTGCAAAATAACGCCCTGATTGTCACCGGCGCCCTGGTGGGCTCCTCCGGCGCGATCCTGAGCTATATTATGTGCAAGGCCATGAACCGTTCCTTCATCAGCGTCATTCTCGGCGGGTTTGGTGGCGAAGATGCCGTGGCCGGTAATGGCGAAGTCGAAACCCGTCCCGTGAAACAGGGATCGGCGGAAGATGCTGCCTTTATCATGAAAAACGCCGGGTCCGTCATCATCGTACCTGGATATGGTATGGCGGTCGCCCAGGCGCAGCATGCCCTCAGGGAAATGGTTGATGTGCTCAAAGAGGAAGGCGTCAAGGTCTCCTATGCCATTCACCCGGTTGCCGGGCGTATGCCTGGCCATATGAATGTGCTGCTCGCCGAGGCCAATGTGCCCTATGACGAGGTATTTGAACTCGAAGACATCAATAATGAATTCTCCCAGACCGATGTTGCGTTTGTCATTGGCGCGAACGATGTCACCAACCCGGCGGCGAAAACAGATAAAACCAGTCCCATCTACGGCATGCCCGTTCTTGATGTGGAAAAAGCGGGTACAGTTCTGTTCGTTAAACGCGGCATGGCTTCCGGTTACGCGGGGGTTCAGAATGAACTTTTCTTCCGAGACAATACAATGATGCTGTTTTCCGACGCCAAAAAGATGGTCGATAACATCGTCAAGGCGTTGTAA
- a CDS encoding NAD(P) transhydrogenase subunit alpha — MDMTSPVAETALQAASVSPFLSQLSLFVLAIFVGYYVVWSVTPALHTPLMAVTNAISSVIIVGALVAAGPADMSIAKILGIIAIGLAAVNIFGGFAVTQRMLAMYKKKK; from the coding sequence ATGGATATGACCTCACCTGTTGCGGAGACCGCCCTGCAGGCGGCATCCGTAAGCCCCTTCCTGTCGCAACTGTCTCTTTTCGTGCTGGCGATCTTTGTCGGCTATTATGTGGTATGGAGCGTCACGCCCGCCTTGCATACCCCATTGATGGCGGTAACCAATGCGATTTCATCTGTGATTATCGTGGGCGCTCTGGTCGCGGCCGGCCCGGCGGACATGAGCATCGCCAAGATCCTTGGCATCATTGCCATCGGCCTTGCCGCAGTCAACATCTTCGGCGGTTTCGCCGTCACCCAGCGCATGCTCGCCATGTATAAGAAAAAGAAATAA
- a CDS encoding Re/Si-specific NAD(P)(+) transhydrogenase subunit alpha, with product MKLAVPKERRPHERRVAASPDTVKKLIQLGFDVVVEKDAGLNSSIPDSAFSAAGATIAADAATTYQDADVIFKVQRPLHGNEGDIDEVSLIKPGAIVAAILSPANDPASVEAYTNGNITAFAMEFMPRITRAQSMDVLSSQSNLAGYRAVIDAAAAYSRAFPMMMTAAGTIAPAKVMVMGAGVAGLQAIATAKRLGAVVSATDVRAVAKEQVESLGGKFVMVESEETGETEGGYAKEMSDDYKAKQAELIATTLAKQDIAITTALIPGRTAPVLITREMVQSMKPGSIIVDLAAEAGGNCELTKAGEVVEENGVKIIGHHNVPSLVSTDASALFAKNLLNFITPLVDAGNKSLNIDWQDEIIVGTLLTKDGAIVHERLKPQNQGGN from the coding sequence ATGAAACTGGCTGTACCAAAGGAACGGCGCCCACACGAAAGACGTGTGGCGGCCTCGCCGGATACGGTGAAAAAACTTATCCAACTCGGCTTTGATGTGGTGGTGGAAAAGGATGCTGGCCTAAACAGCAGCATTCCCGACAGTGCCTTTAGCGCGGCTGGCGCCACCATCGCTGCCGATGCTGCAACCACCTATCAGGATGCGGATGTCATTTTCAAAGTGCAACGTCCGCTGCACGGCAATGAAGGGGATATTGACGAAGTATCCCTGATCAAACCAGGCGCAATCGTGGCCGCCATTCTCTCCCCGGCAAATGATCCCGCGTCTGTTGAAGCCTATACAAACGGAAACATCACCGCCTTTGCCATGGAATTCATGCCCCGCATTACCCGCGCGCAAAGCATGGATGTCCTGTCCTCTCAATCAAACCTGGCCGGATACCGTGCCGTGATTGACGCCGCGGCCGCCTACAGCAGAGCCTTTCCGATGATGATGACCGCCGCCGGCACTATCGCCCCGGCCAAGGTCATGGTCATGGGCGCCGGGGTTGCCGGTCTGCAGGCGATTGCGACTGCCAAACGGCTGGGCGCTGTTGTATCCGCTACTGACGTCCGCGCCGTGGCCAAGGAACAGGTTGAAAGCCTCGGGGGTAAATTCGTGATGGTCGAAAGCGAAGAAACCGGCGAGACCGAAGGTGGGTACGCCAAGGAAATGAGTGACGATTATAAAGCCAAACAGGCGGAATTGATCGCCACGACGCTGGCCAAACAGGATATCGCCATCACCACGGCATTGATCCCCGGCCGCACTGCCCCTGTCCTGATCACCAGAGAAATGGTGCAGAGCATGAAACCCGGGTCCATCATTGTTGACCTTGCGGCGGAAGCCGGTGGCAACTGTGAACTGACCAAGGCTGGCGAAGTGGTTGAAGAAAACGGCGTCAAGATCATCGGTCATCACAACGTGCCCAGCCTGGTGTCGACGGATGCCAGTGCGTTGTTCGCCAAAAACCTGCTCAATTTCATCACCCCCCTGGTTGATGCCGGAAACAAGAGCCTGAATATTGACTGGCAAGACGAGATTATCGTCGGCACCCTGCTTACCAAGGACGGTGCAATCGTCCATGAACGGCTCAAACCCCAAAATCAAGGAGGAAATTAA
- a CDS encoding M3 family oligoendopeptidase, producing the protein MTIQPTLNHDLLPTWDLSDLYPSMTCPELKNDFSTLEQKVGDFSALHKGKLATLTAPEMLDVIKKYEVMEETMGRIMSYAGLLHAGDVMDADISKFYQSCHERLTELSTKVLFLTLEINQIDDKILEHWFQDSADLKRYRPWFDSVRLYRPHQLDEKLEELLMEKSVSGSAAWVRLFDETMADLKFDYTDPKTQETTIIGSEEALNYLSDKQAPVRKAAAACLSKTFAKNIRLFSHITNTLAKDKQIEDSWRHYTAPSASRHLSNQVEKEVVDALVSAVKAAYPKLSHRYYKMKAGWFGQDTLDWWDRNAPLPDSDDLLYQWPDAQKTVLDAYRRFSPELADIGTKFFDNAWIDAPVREGKSPGAFAHPTVPGAHPYLLLNYLGKTRDVMTLAHELGHGVHQVLAGPQGQLLADTPLTLAETASVFGEMLTFQSLLNDAPDDRQRKNMIAAKVEDMLNTVVRQIAFYDFEERVHAARKESELSADDLGDIWMAVQQESLGDGIAFDDSYRTFWCYIPHFIHSPFYVYAYAFGDCLVNSLYATYQNSPDGFQQKYMDMLRAGGSLRHKELLSPFGLDASAPDFWATGLNMISDMIDQLE; encoded by the coding sequence ATGACAATCCAGCCGACACTTAATCACGACCTGCTCCCGACCTGGGACCTGAGTGACCTTTATCCCTCTATGACCTGCCCTGAGTTAAAAAACGATTTCTCGACTCTGGAACAGAAGGTTGGTGATTTCTCGGCTCTGCACAAGGGAAAGCTGGCTACCCTGACGGCTCCTGAAATGCTGGATGTGATCAAAAAATATGAAGTCATGGAAGAAACAATGGGCCGGATCATGAGCTATGCCGGACTTTTGCATGCCGGCGACGTCATGGATGCCGATATTTCCAAATTTTACCAGAGTTGCCATGAACGATTAACCGAACTCAGCACCAAAGTTCTTTTTTTAACGCTCGAAATAAATCAGATTGACGATAAAATCCTTGAACACTGGTTCCAGGACTCCGCCGACCTGAAACGTTATCGCCCCTGGTTTGACAGCGTCCGGCTCTATCGCCCCCATCAGCTCGACGAAAAACTCGAAGAACTCTTAATGGAAAAATCTGTGTCCGGGAGCGCCGCCTGGGTGCGCCTGTTCGATGAAACCATGGCCGACCTCAAATTCGATTACACCGATCCAAAAACTCAGGAAACTACGATAATTGGTTCCGAAGAAGCCCTGAATTATCTGTCCGACAAGCAGGCCCCCGTGCGCAAGGCCGCCGCCGCCTGCCTGTCAAAAACCTTTGCTAAAAACATCCGCCTGTTCAGCCACATCACCAACACTCTGGCAAAAGACAAGCAGATTGAGGACAGCTGGCGCCATTACACTGCCCCCAGCGCATCTCGTCATCTGTCAAATCAGGTTGAGAAAGAAGTCGTTGACGCTCTGGTCAGTGCCGTCAAGGCCGCCTACCCCAAACTGTCCCACCGTTATTATAAAATGAAAGCCGGCTGGTTTGGTCAGGATACACTCGACTGGTGGGACCGGAACGCGCCCCTGCCGGATAGTGATGATCTGCTCTATCAATGGCCGGATGCACAAAAGACAGTGCTTGATGCTTATCGCCGTTTTTCACCGGAACTCGCCGATATTGGAACAAAATTCTTTGACAACGCCTGGATTGATGCACCTGTGCGTGAGGGCAAGTCACCCGGCGCCTTTGCACACCCTACCGTTCCTGGCGCCCATCCCTATCTGTTGCTCAATTATCTTGGCAAAACCCGGGATGTAATGACCCTGGCCCATGAATTGGGCCACGGTGTGCATCAGGTGCTTGCCGGCCCCCAGGGCCAATTGCTGGCTGATACGCCTCTGACGCTGGCCGAAACCGCCAGCGTATTCGGAGAAATGCTGACGTTCCAGTCTCTGCTGAATGACGCCCCCGATGACCGGCAGCGGAAAAACATGATTGCCGCCAAGGTGGAGGATATGCTGAACACCGTTGTCCGCCAGATCGCCTTCTATGATTTCGAAGAACGGGTCCATGCCGCCCGTAAAGAAAGTGAATTATCCGCCGATGATCTCGGGGATATCTGGATGGCAGTACAACAGGAAAGTCTGGGGGACGGCATTGCCTTCGATGACAGCTACCGGACTTTTTGGTGCTATATCCCCCACTTCATTCATTCGCCCTTTTATGTCTATGCCTATGCGTTTGGAGATTGCCTGGTCAATTCACTCTATGCCACCTATCAAAATAGCCCGGATGGTTTTCAGCAGAAATATATGGATATGTTGCGCGCTGGCGGCAGTCTGCGCCATAAAGAACTTCTGTCTCCTTTCGGTCTTGACGCCAGTGCTCCTGATTTCTGGGCCACCGGACTTAACATGATTAGCGATATGATCGATCAGCTTGAATAA